A single window of Sebastes umbrosus isolate fSebUmb1 chromosome 16, fSebUmb1.pri, whole genome shotgun sequence DNA harbors:
- the luzp1 gene encoding leucine zipper protein 1 encodes MSDHKDMTHRHLRHKLQSLGRRLDELEEATNKLQKSEDELLDLQDKVIQGEGSNSSLLGDVEDLRKRLLKIQGKDEEVRKAEDLCRTVREKLEEEESLTQELKAEIERLQRRMAELEKLEEAFGKSKSDCSQLCLSLNEEKNLTKKLSSELEALKARLKEVEGSETKLDRAEQALAMELEKLKGFTQTFMSERKRLLEKQREDEKIILKLTEKLEHQKNRLGLSADPGRADFMRSRIEDELSSTGLLTSKLAGRKKSLEYLKLADDNIGLVNKSENEKNSGPLEDEDNKVKELTQEVERLKNRLKQLEIVEEDLKNSESKNGELHEKFQMERNRARQLNEQVEQLRTQLCGKGGIGRNGTSNVDKHGNGSANICPNSPAKVLENGKADNEENMVKVFRQEKPKYRSAAAVSEPSSPKHRNRELSPQRKKETKLRSKDPSHSEESSPKTVRRALSPAHKSRRTPKTPTTAISSDNGIRDTRRGTEEKTRGATPGSVNASSSDVKKAPVLSRYPPAANDQKPLRTAHKQTDGESKKSRVEKFSKLYVGSDSESNNSDVVPDSSSNINSISGLEKDAASASDQESTDQVEESVSVSVASTLSKANGAYKAFRSQVTPLLPNDQGSEGHSSASETESTGSRPSEPEPVPETTTTTTPTTVSSRTPTSRYPRYPHVHDSHSGGSSSRSSFDEELHNRTLLAEGGHQAPTHTASGIEIQRVCSPREARSSKAVIKPAIVEIDRKEVMISEPLSTNGKPKISTKPMVTTTSKMTSSITIYPNDPSSSRTSSRSSSVSSEPVPVKERHTSTSNIVIGLSSEHHGSISVPYEISIPKSEITLRPCQDQDCGPDDHNDSSSRSKHHNTSRVETTASHLCCQRSNFSLQSPDTTSADFNDTESGFESSSSSSTTTVTSWRHQRQSQHSQEDSVPDMKNVTVRSTWKNRGAASVEETGRGRGGARTMTDGGSEDETEAATTWRAYRATTFDTEEMMNSGTGAGGNAEAQKGAKPSPAEVYMRRINSVVTNTREVEEPVHRRGKSSESPTMEARGPARVVPHAPVTSQSWGRSYTQQPQDTDSAEPSPNPTHSPASWRRQLPSSDSPHPGSSYDRASKTAGASSRGDPWSSRGQGSGARAEGRSGAGSKPWNQRHSEHH; translated from the exons ATGTCTGACCATAAAGACATGACACATCGCCATCTGCGGCACAAGCTGCAGAGTCTCGGTCGAAGACTGGATGAACTGGAAGAAGCAACCAACAAGCTGCAGAAGTCTGAGGATGAGCTACTTGACCTGCAG GACAAAGTCATCCAGGGAGAAGGCAGCAACTCATCCCTGCTCGGAGACGTGGAGGACCTGAGGAAACGTCTCCTTAAGATCCAGGGTAAGGATGAGGAGGTACGCAAAGCTGAAGATCTCTGCCGCACAGTCAGAGAGAAactggaagaggaggaaagcctGACGCAGGAGCTGAAGGCTGAAATCGAACGTCTACAACGGAGGATGGCAGAACTGGAAAAACTGGAAGAAGCCTTTGGGAAAAGCAAGTCTGACTGCAGCCAGCTCTGCTTGAGCCTCAACGAGGAAAAGAACTTGACCAAGAAGCTCTCGTCTGAGCTGGAGGCCCTCAAAGCACGTTtgaaggaggtggaggggtcTGAGACGAAGCTGGACCGAGCAGAGCAGGCGTTAGCTATGGAGCTTGAAAAACTCAAAGGGTTCACTCAGACCTTTATGAGTGAGCGCAAGAGGCTACTAGAGAAACAGCGGGAGGACGAGAAGATCATTCTAAAGCTGACAGAAAAATTGGAGCACCAGAAGAATCGCCTCGGCTTGTCGGCGGACCCTGGTCGCGCAGATTTCATGAGGTCACGAATTGAAGATGAGCTTTCATCCACGGGGCTCCTCACGAGTAAACTGGCTGGACGCAAGAAGAGCCTCGAGTACTTGAAGTTGGCCGACGACAACATCGGCCTCGTGAACAAATCTGAGAATGAGAAGAACAGCGGTCCTCTTGAGGACGAGGACAACAAAGTAAAGGAGCTGACGCAGGAAGTAGAGAGGCTGAAGAACCGCCTTAAGCAGCTGGAGATAGTGGAGGAGGATCTAAAGAACTCGGAGTCCAAAAACGGCGAACTTCACGAGAAGTTCCAGATGGAACGAAACCGGGCTCGCCAACTGAACGAGCAGGTGGAGCAGCTCAGGACGCAGCTGTGCGGGAAAGGAGGAATCGGAAGAAATGGAACCAGTAATGTGGATAAACACGGCAATGGGAGCGCTAACATTTGCCCAAACAGCCCTGCTAAGGTCCTGGAAAATGGCAAAGCTGACAATGAAGAGAATATGGTGAAGGTCTTCAGACAAGAGAAGCCCAAATATAGGAGTGCTGCAGCCGTCTCAGAGCCGAGTTCCCCCAAACACAGGAACAGGGAGCTTTCTCCTCAGCGTAAGAAAGAGACCAAGCTGAGGAGCAAAGATCCCAGCCACTCAGAGGAGAGCTCTCCTAAAACTGTGAGGAGAGCTCTCAGTCCTGCTCACAAGAGTAGAAGGACACCCAAAACCCCAACTACTGCGATTTCATCTGATAACGGAATAAGAGACACAAGACGAGGAACTGAGGAAAAGACAAGAGGAGCCACTCCCGGCTCTGTAAACGCGTCCTCTAGTGACGTTAAGAAAGCGCCCGTTCTTAGCCGCTACCCTCCAGCAGCTAACGACCAGAAGCCCCTGAGGACGGCTCACAAACAGACGGATGGGGAGAGTAAAAAGAGCAGAGTAGAAAAGTTTTCAAAGTTGTACGTAGGTAGTGATAGTGAATCAAACAACTCTGACGTAGTGCCTGACAGTTCCAGTAACATCAACAGTATCTCTGGTTTAGAGAAGGACGCAGCGTCTGCCTCAGATCAGGAATCAACAGACCAGGTTGAGGAATCTGTCTCTGTGTCCGTCGCCTCCACCTTGTCCAAAGCCAATGGAGCGTACAAAGCCTTCAGATCCCAAGTCACTCCACTGCTGCCCAACGACCAGGGGTCAGAAGGTCATTCGTCTGCCTCCGAAACCGAATCTACTGGTTCAAGGCCCTCTGAGCCAGAGCCTGTACCTGAGACAACGACGACGACGACTCCTACAACTGTAAGCAGTAGGACCCCAACCTCCAGATATCCCAGATACCCCCACGTCCACGACTCGCATTCAGGGGGTTCTTCTTCCAGGAGCTCGTTTGACGAGGAGCTCCACAACAGAACACTGTTAGCTGAGGGAGGCCACCAGGCGCCCACGCACACTGCATCGGGGATCGAGATCCAGCGAGTGTGCAGCCCACGCGAGGCGCGGAGTTCAAAAGCTGTCATCAAGCCTGCGATCGTCGAGATCGACAGGAAGGAAGTGATGATTTCAGAACCTTTGTCTACAAACGGCAAACCCAAAATCTCCACCAAACCTATGGTGACCACCACTAGTAAAATGACCAGTAGTATAACCATTTACCCCAATGACCCGAGCTCTTCCAGAACCAGCAGTCGCAGCAGCAGCGTGTCCAGTGAACCCGTGCCGGTCAAAGAACGCCACACCTCCACCAGTAACATCGTCATAG GACTGAGCAGTGAGCACCATGGCAGCATCTCCGTCCCGTATGAGATCTCCATTCCCAAAAGTGAGATCACCTTGCGGCCGTGCCAGGACCAGGACTGCGGGCCGGACGACCACAACGATTCCTCATCAAGGTCCAAACACCACAACACTTCCAGAGTGGAGACCACCGCCAGCCACCTGTGCTGCCAACGCAGCAACTTCAGCCTCCAGTCGCCGGACACCACCTCCGCGGACTTTAACGACACGGAGTCGGGCTtcgaaagcagcagcagcagtagcaccACCACGGTCACCAGCTGGAGACACCAAAGACAAAGCCAGCACTCCCAAGAAGACAGTGTACCAGACATGAAGAATGTGACTGTGAGGAGCACCTGGAAGAACAGGGGCGCCGCGTCAGTGGAGGAGACAGGCCGGGGAAGAGGGGGCGCGAGAACGATGACCGATGGCGGGTCGGAGGATGAAACGGAGGCTGCAACAACTTGGAGGGCTTACCGGGCGACCACCTTCGATACAGAAGAAATGATGAACAGCGGAACAGGAGCTGGTGGGAATGCTGAGGCACAGAAGGGAGCCAAGCCGTCCCCTGCAGAG GTGTACATGCGTAGGATCAACAGTGTGGTCACTAACACCAGAGAAGTGGAGGAACCAGTGCATCGCAGAGGAAAAAGCTCAGAGTCTCCCACCATGGAGGCAAGAGGCCCGGCGAGGGTCGTACCCCACGCACCTGTTACCTCTCAGTCCTGGGGCCGGTCCTACACTCAACAACCACAG GATACTGATAGCGCAGAGCCCAGTCCAAACCCGACCCACAGCCCAGCTTCCTGGAGGCGGCAGCTGCCCAGCAGCGACTCTCCCCACCCGGGGAGCTCTTATGACCGGGCGTCCAAGACagcaggggcctcctccagaggGGATCCGTGGTCCAGTCGGGGTCAAGGGTCAGGGGCCAGAGCCGAAGGGAGGAGCGGAGCGGGGAGCAAACCGTGGAACCAACGTCACTCTGAGCATCATTAG